One Methanobacterium sp. DNA window includes the following coding sequences:
- a CDS encoding YggU family protein, whose amino-acid sequence MKALTETEDGVLVDIEVSPKSKKFEIVGYNEWREKIEIRLKSPPLKGKANKEIVNEFEKITKSHVEIVSGFKSQHKTLKIYNMSKTKILDILNPILKNDK is encoded by the coding sequence ATGAAAGCCCTAACTGAAACAGAAGATGGTGTTTTGGTGGATATTGAAGTTTCTCCAAAATCAAAAAAGTTTGAAATTGTAGGATATAATGAATGGCGAGAGAAAATTGAGATTAGATTGAAATCTCCACCACTTAAAGGGAAGGCTAATAAAGAAATTGTAAATGAGTTTGAAAAGATTACAAAAAGCCATGTTGAAATTGTTTCAGGATTTAAAAGCCAGCATAAAACTTTAAAAATTTATAACATGTCTAAAACTAAAATTTTGGATATTTTAAATCCTATTTTAAAAAATGATAAATAA
- a CDS encoding GIY-YIG nuclease family protein, with translation MATYCLIIELNKNSSIEIGKLGKLVFKKGYYVYIGSALNSLDGRIKRHLSNEKKLFWHVDYLLNSPNSTIKEIILERSSEKWECSIAKEISKEGITVDRFGSSDCKCNAHLYYFENFEDAENTCLNSFKLLKLPALKY, from the coding sequence ATGGCAACTTACTGCCTTATTATTGAATTAAATAAGAATTCAAGTATTGAAATAGGTAAACTTGGAAAATTAGTTTTTAAAAAAGGATATTATGTGTATATTGGCTCTGCACTTAACTCGCTTGATGGAAGGATAAAAAGACACCTATCAAATGAAAAAAAACTGTTCTGGCATGTTGATTACCTTTTAAACTCTCCAAATTCAACGATAAAAGAAATTATATTAGAGCGAAGCAGTGAAAAATGGGAATGTTCCATAGCTAAAGAGATTTCAAAGGAAGGAATAACAGTTGACAGATTTGGATCTTCAGATTGTAAATGTAATGCTCATTTATATTATTTTGAAAACTTTGAAGATGCAGAAAATACTTGCTTAAATTCATTTAAACTGTTAAAATTACCTGCTTTAAAATATTAA
- a CDS encoding PAS domain S-box protein, whose product MANNIILLVEDESIEAMDIKRTLELYGYKVPYVASNGEEAVRKALEIMPDLILMDIVLKGEIDGIEAASKIKELNIPVIYLTAHSEDSTIQRAFVTEPYAYILKPFDAKELKFAVELAIYKHESNKKISESEKSYRTLSENLQGIVYRVSLRENGNMYFFNDRVTEMTGYSPEELKHGEVCSIDPLIISEDKENVINTVKNAIKSGKFFVVDYRIKNKDGSIKYFRERGKPVYGDDGKPLYIDGVIFDVTETNNYKLELEKSYKLWKDTFNAIEEGICFIDKNGIIKQCNSAMEALLEKPSNEFMEKKCWEIVHGTDEPPENCPVVKMWKSKKRESLEMSINGEWFKETADPILDDKGKLTGAVHIFTNINERKEAEEALIESKEKYKALFESDPDYTLLVGLDGIIFDVNPAAEHVMGLSKDELLKKNFMELEIFPKDEKPKHKKMFKKLLKDKEVVRYESRIITHSNEIRWLKTALAIIMKDDVPKHILMIHSDITQRKKAIKDLQESLQEKEITSQVVMQLVGVVSTSEIYSIIGKAVKQLLPDSYIIVSGTSANEKNVRIMEIFGPKNFFNKLTTILGIDPYEMEFSVGEISSEELKKHRSEVLTEYKEGFYDLTMKKIPRSVCQIIEKVFHIRRIYSIRFSFEGCHYGGVSIAILEGQSIDHKKAIEIIVHQASIAIRRARAEEAINESLREKDVLLREIHHRVNNNLQIVSSLLSLQIKHVEGNETQNVLKESQGRVKSMAMIHEKLYQSSRFTNINFKEYVEKLVFDIFYSYGIKNDSIKLVVDIEDVLMNMDTAIPLGLIINELVTNIVKYAFSKPEGTITIKLKPLQEQMELTVADDGIGLPTDIDAKNTDTLGFQLVNNLVNQIDGKIEIDRSIGTKFKITFEELKYKKRI is encoded by the coding sequence ATGGCTAATAATATAATTCTTCTTGTAGAAGATGAAAGTATTGAAGCAATGGATATTAAGCGAACATTGGAATTATATGGTTATAAAGTTCCATATGTCGCTTCCAATGGCGAAGAAGCTGTAAGGAAGGCTTTAGAGATAATGCCAGATCTTATTTTGATGGATATAGTTCTTAAAGGAGAAATTGATGGGATTGAAGCTGCTTCCAAGATTAAGGAATTGAATATACCTGTTATTTATTTAACTGCTCATTCTGAAGATTCTACTATTCAGCGGGCTTTTGTAACAGAGCCATATGCTTATATTTTAAAGCCATTTGATGCAAAAGAACTCAAATTTGCTGTAGAACTTGCTATTTACAAGCATGAATCTAACAAAAAAATAAGTGAAAGTGAAAAGTCTTACAGAACTCTTTCTGAGAATTTACAGGGTATAGTTTACAGAGTATCTTTAAGAGAAAATGGAAATATGTATTTTTTTAATGATAGAGTAACGGAAATGACTGGTTATTCTCCTGAAGAACTTAAACATGGCGAAGTATGCTCAATTGATCCGTTAATAATCTCTGAAGATAAAGAAAATGTGATAAATACTGTAAAAAATGCTATTAAGTCTGGAAAATTCTTCGTAGTTGATTACAGAATCAAAAATAAGGATGGAAGTATTAAATACTTCAGAGAACGGGGAAAACCAGTATATGGGGATGATGGAAAACCATTATATATTGATGGAGTTATTTTCGACGTTACAGAAACAAATAATTATAAGCTAGAACTTGAAAAATCATATAAATTATGGAAAGATACTTTCAATGCTATTGAAGAAGGAATATGTTTCATTGATAAAAATGGGATAATAAAACAGTGTAATTCTGCGATGGAAGCACTGCTTGAAAAGCCTTCTAACGAATTTATGGAAAAAAAGTGCTGGGAAATAGTACATGGTACTGATGAACCTCCTGAAAATTGTCCTGTTGTTAAAATGTGGAAGAGTAAAAAGAGAGAGTCATTAGAAATGTCAATTAACGGAGAATGGTTTAAAGAAACAGCAGACCCCATTTTAGATGATAAAGGTAAATTAACTGGTGCTGTTCATATTTTTACTAATATAAACGAACGTAAAGAAGCTGAAGAAGCCCTTATTGAGAGTAAAGAAAAATATAAGGCGCTTTTTGAATCTGATCCTGATTATACTTTACTTGTGGGGTTAGATGGCATAATTTTTGATGTTAATCCTGCAGCAGAGCATGTTATGGGATTATCTAAAGATGAGCTCCTTAAAAAAAATTTTATGGAATTAGAAATTTTTCCTAAAGATGAGAAACCAAAGCATAAAAAAATGTTTAAAAAATTATTGAAGGATAAAGAAGTAGTTCGTTATGAATCTAGAATTATTACTCATAGTAATGAAATTCGTTGGTTGAAGACTGCATTAGCCATAATAATGAAAGATGATGTGCCTAAACATATTTTAATGATTCATAGTGACATTACACAACGTAAAAAAGCCATAAAAGATCTTCAAGAATCATTGCAGGAGAAGGAAATTACTAGTCAAGTAGTAATGCAGTTAGTAGGGGTTGTTAGTACTTCTGAAATATATTCGATAATTGGAAAAGCCGTAAAACAACTATTACCGGATTCTTATATAATTGTTAGTGGAACTTCTGCAAATGAGAAAAATGTACGTATAATGGAAATTTTTGGTCCAAAGAATTTCTTTAATAAACTTACAACAATTTTGGGAATAGATCCATATGAAATGGAATTTTCGGTTGGAGAGATTAGCAGTGAAGAACTCAAAAAACACAGGAGTGAAGTATTAACAGAATATAAAGAGGGGTTTTATGATTTAACCATGAAAAAGATCCCTCGCTCAGTATGCCAGATAATAGAAAAGGTATTTCATATAAGGAGGATTTATAGTATTCGTTTTTCATTTGAAGGCTGTCATTATGGAGGGGTATCCATAGCCATATTAGAAGGCCAATCTATTGACCATAAAAAAGCCATAGAGATAATTGTTCACCAGGCATCTATAGCCATCCGGCGAGCTCGTGCAGAAGAAGCAATTAATGAATCTTTAAGAGAAAAAGATGTTTTACTTAGAGAGATTCATCATAGGGTAAACAATAATTTACAAATTGTATCCAGTCTTTTAAGTTTACAGATAAAACATGTAGAAGGAAATGAGACTCAAAATGTATTGAAAGAGAGTCAAGGTAGGGTCAAAAGCATGGCCATGATTCATGAAAAACTTTACCAGTCCTCAAGATTTACCAATATCAATTTCAAAGAGTATGTAGAAAAACTCGTTTTTGATATATTCTACTCTTATGGAATTAAAAATGATTCTATTAAACTAGTAGTGGATATTGAAGATGTATTGATGAACATGGACACAGCAATACCATTAGGACTTATCATTAATGAGTTGGTGACTAATATAGTTAAATACGCATTTTCCAAACCTGAAGGAACCATAACCATTAAACTCAAACCACTCCAAGAACAAATGGAACTTACTGTTGCCGATGATGGAATAGGACTTCCCACAGATATCGATGCTAAAAATACAGATACACTTGGATTTCAACTTGTTAATAATTTAGTAAATCAAATTGATGGTAAAATAGAAATTGATAGAAGCATTGGAACAAAATTTAAAATTACTTTTGAAGAGTTAAAATATAAGAAAAGGATTTAA
- a CDS encoding TraR/DksA C4-type zinc finger protein: protein MSDLKNSKSVNSKIKPFSEVTEFHGHVCPGSAIGYRAAEVAIEELSSKKAYDEELICITENDTCAVDAIQVVTGCTFGKGNLIFHDYGKQAYTFINRETEDAVRVSLKDSFSVDKIDPMLNKLRRKVNSGQASLEDKENLKIHVDKASMEILNLPAKEMFNIEHVKAEIPKKARLFESLECHECGEITSKHRLKEINGELLCIPCYNKHKGI from the coding sequence ATGTCTGATTTAAAGAATTCAAAATCTGTTAACTCAAAAATTAAACCATTCTCTGAAGTTACTGAATTTCATGGCCATGTTTGCCCCGGATCTGCAATTGGGTACCGCGCTGCAGAAGTTGCAATTGAAGAACTTTCCTCTAAAAAAGCTTACGATGAAGAGCTTATTTGTATAACCGAAAATGACACATGTGCTGTAGATGCCATACAGGTTGTTACTGGATGTACATTTGGTAAAGGTAATTTAATATTTCACGATTACGGAAAACAGGCTTATACATTCATAAACCGAGAAACAGAAGATGCTGTAAGAGTATCATTAAAAGATTCATTTAGTGTGGACAAAATAGATCCCATGCTTAATAAGCTTCGAAGGAAAGTAAATTCTGGCCAGGCAAGTCTTGAAGATAAAGAAAATCTAAAAATACATGTTGATAAAGCTTCCATGGAAATTTTAAATCTTCCTGCAAAGGAAATGTTTAATATTGAACATGTTAAAGCAGAAATACCAAAAAAAGCCCGATTATTTGAATCCTTAGAATGTCATGAATGTGGCGAAATAACTTCAAAACATCGTTTAAAAGAAATAAATGGAGAACTTCTGTGTATTCCCTGTTATAATAAACATAAGGGCATTTAA
- a CDS encoding MarR family transcriptional regulator — protein sequence MKDEEFEKLVDNLLIYYPLFYRKIKTSMSPEKSLKYGKTDGYYQILGMLMISGPLPISQIGRKLYISKPNMTPLIDKLVNDKMVNRLRSKKDRRIINIEITEHGKEFMFEARKMVEENIKNNLSNLTNMDLEILNESLRNIKKLSLKINPQ from the coding sequence ATGAAAGATGAAGAATTTGAAAAATTAGTAGATAACCTTTTAATTTATTATCCACTGTTTTATAGGAAAATAAAAACATCAATGAGTCCTGAAAAAAGTTTAAAATATGGTAAAACAGATGGCTATTACCAAATTTTAGGAATGTTAATGATTTCAGGCCCATTACCCATATCTCAAATTGGAAGAAAACTTTACATATCTAAACCTAATATGACACCCTTAATTGATAAATTAGTCAATGATAAAATGGTAAATAGATTAAGAAGCAAAAAAGATAGGAGAATAATAAATATAGAAATAACCGAGCATGGTAAAGAATTCATGTTTGAAGCTCGAAAAATGGTAGAAGAAAATATCAAAAATAACCTTTCTAATCTCACTAATATGGATCTTGAAATCCTCAATGAATCTTTAAGGAACATTAAAAAATTATCATTAAAAATAAACCCCCAGTGA
- a CDS encoding CBS domain-containing protein yields the protein MITVEDAMEKNVMVFKVEDRISDVAEILRKNKISGAPIVNNDQIITGIVSEGDIMRLIEVHSPQINLILPAPLDLIELPLKMQHEFDEISKGLKKASSVMVGEIMTKKVISVHKEISISDAAQIMDTKKINRLPVIDENNKLIGIVTRGDIIGAMGKKG from the coding sequence ATGATAACTGTAGAAGATGCTATGGAAAAAAATGTAATGGTATTTAAAGTTGAAGATAGAATAAGTGATGTAGCTGAGATTTTAAGGAAAAATAAGATAAGTGGAGCTCCAATAGTTAATAATGATCAAATAATAACTGGTATTGTTAGTGAAGGGGATATTATGAGGCTTATTGAAGTTCATTCTCCCCAAATAAATCTTATTTTACCTGCACCATTAGATTTAATTGAACTTCCGCTTAAAATGCAACACGAATTCGATGAAATATCCAAAGGACTTAAAAAAGCGTCATCGGTCATGGTTGGGGAAATAATGACTAAAAAAGTGATATCTGTCCATAAAGAAATTTCAATATCTGATGCAGCACAAATCATGGACACCAAAAAAATTAACAGACTCCCAGTTATTGATGAAAACAATAAATTAATCGGAATAGTAACAAGAGGAGATATCATAGGAGCTATGGGGAAAAAGGGATGA
- the cfbC gene encoding Ni-sirohydrochlorin a,c-diamide reductive cyclase ATP-dependent reductase subunit, whose product MKRTKRIAIYGKGGIGKSTIVSNIAAAYSKDHKVLVIGCDPKADTTRTLVGKRIPTILDIIKEKREASTEDIVIKGFGNVKCVESGGPEPGVGCAGRGVIVAMGLLDKLGTFSEDLDIIIYDVLGDVVCGGFAVPLREDFADEVYIVTSGEYMALYAANNICKGIKKLKGNLGGIICNCRGIENEIEIVTEFADKVGSKVIGVIPRSEMVQKSEIDAKTVIEKFGDSKQAQLYKKLSESIYLNEEFVIPDPMGVDEFDEFFRKFQ is encoded by the coding sequence ATGAAGAGAACCAAGCGTATAGCAATTTATGGAAAAGGAGGAATTGGAAAATCTACAATTGTTTCCAATATTGCCGCTGCATATTCTAAAGATCATAAAGTGCTTGTAATTGGTTGTGACCCAAAAGCAGATACAACAAGGACACTTGTAGGAAAAAGAATACCTACAATCCTTGATATTATAAAAGAAAAAAGAGAGGCATCAACTGAAGACATAGTTATTAAAGGATTTGGAAATGTAAAATGTGTAGAAAGTGGAGGCCCAGAACCAGGTGTAGGATGCGCAGGAAGAGGCGTAATCGTTGCAATGGGATTACTGGATAAGCTTGGAACATTTTCAGAAGATCTAGATATTATTATTTACGATGTCCTAGGAGATGTTGTTTGCGGTGGATTTGCAGTTCCATTACGGGAAGATTTTGCCGATGAAGTATATATAGTTACTTCTGGCGAGTATATGGCATTATATGCGGCTAATAATATATGTAAAGGGATTAAAAAGCTTAAAGGCAACCTTGGAGGAATCATCTGTAACTGCAGAGGAATAGAAAATGAAATCGAAATTGTCACTGAATTCGCTGATAAAGTTGGAAGTAAAGTTATAGGTGTAATTCCTCGAAGTGAAATGGTCCAAAAAAGTGAAATTGACGCAAAAACTGTTATTGAAAAGTTTGGAGATTCAAAACAGGCCCAATTATATAAAAAGCTTTCAGAATCTATATATTTAAATGAAGAATTTGTAATTCCTGATCCTATGGGTGTTGATGAGTTTGATGAGTTTTTCAGGAAATTTCAGTAA
- a CDS encoding DUF371 domain-containing protein — protein MEYIFYAKGHPNVTSAHKSTFEVTMDKEIGKAADCIIGVSSDSKLENIPLEIREAIKNENAIIKIELETENAKDEIKGYGHPELTLDHPTDMVCRKSEYKCSRTLMIKADKAAIDLKKELIDDLREGKELKVKIIVE, from the coding sequence ATGGAATATATTTTTTATGCTAAAGGACATCCCAATGTCACATCAGCTCATAAATCTACATTTGAAGTTACAATGGATAAAGAGATTGGAAAAGCTGCAGATTGTATTATAGGAGTTTCATCTGATTCCAAACTTGAAAATATTCCACTTGAAATTAGAGAAGCTATTAAAAATGAAAATGCAATCATTAAAATCGAGCTTGAAACAGAAAATGCAAAAGATGAAATTAAAGGATATGGGCACCCTGAATTGACATTGGATCACCCTACAGACATGGTTTGCAGAAAAAGTGAATATAAATGCAGTAGAACACTGATGATAAAAGCCGATAAAGCAGCAATTGACCTTAAAAAGGAATTAATCGATGATTTAAGAGAAGGAAAAGAATTAAAAGTGAAAATAATTGTTGAATAA
- a CDS encoding acyltransferase family protein, translating to MTENNLSKHYLQIDLLKAIAIILVIIIHSINGPRFNLGYVIPITIFYLTATFTLNMAVPIFFILMGRNTGASFKRKGYKTLKSIFTLFYFKKKFIRIIFPLILISLVSIILGILLKENLYFGILTFLGRMPFEGVGTGWGNYFVSILIQFIFVFPFLYLLYGKSPKLMLIVAFLINFAFEIIATFFPVFQGNSYEYRASIFRYLFMIALGLWIMDKMDDISIIDFFSKYKWIAIGVILSFVYLVMRSVYNWYVPYFLPSWQSVNMFSAFYPLIICILGFIYLPSESSNKIINFIGTIGKASYHIFLVQIIYFASGFTIISFIIPPNLYVTYSLFTIILLIVGDLIFCFSLGLIFFYLESKLANRIMHLQFINIIYNIYKKITKNWIKHG from the coding sequence ATGACAGAAAATAATCTATCTAAACATTATCTCCAGATAGATCTCCTAAAAGCGATTGCTATTATACTTGTTATAATTATACATTCTATTAATGGCCCCAGATTCAATTTGGGATATGTAATTCCTATTACAATATTTTATTTAACAGCGACATTTACTCTAAATATGGCAGTGCCTATATTTTTCATATTAATGGGACGAAATACAGGAGCTTCATTTAAAAGGAAAGGTTATAAAACACTTAAATCAATTTTCACATTATTTTATTTTAAAAAGAAGTTTATAAGGATTATTTTTCCTCTAATATTAATATCATTGGTTTCTATAATTTTAGGAATCCTCCTTAAAGAAAATCTTTATTTTGGAATTCTAACTTTTTTAGGAAGAATGCCATTTGAAGGTGTTGGAACTGGATGGGGAAACTATTTTGTATCTATTCTAATACAATTTATATTCGTATTTCCTTTTTTATATTTATTATATGGGAAAAGCCCGAAATTGATGCTCATTGTTGCATTTTTGATAAATTTCGCTTTTGAAATAATTGCAACATTTTTCCCTGTTTTTCAAGGTAACTCCTATGAGTATAGGGCATCTATCTTTAGATATTTATTCATGATAGCACTGGGATTGTGGATTATGGATAAAATGGATGATATAAGTATAATAGATTTTTTTTCTAAATATAAATGGATAGCAATTGGTGTAATTTTAAGTTTTGTATATTTAGTAATGAGATCAGTATATAACTGGTATGTTCCTTATTTTTTGCCATCTTGGCAGTCTGTAAACATGTTTTCAGCTTTTTATCCTCTTATCATCTGTATTTTAGGATTTATTTATCTTCCTTCAGAATCTTCAAATAAAATAATAAATTTCATAGGCACTATTGGAAAAGCATCTTATCACATATTCTTAGTTCAAATTATTTACTTTGCTTCAGGTTTTACAATAATTTCATTCATAATTCCCCCTAATTTATATGTTACTTACAGTTTATTTACCATTATTTTACTGATTGTGGGAGATTTGATATTTTGTTTCAGTTTAGGGTTAATATTCTTTTACTTAGAATCGAAACTAGCAAATAGAATTATGCATTTGCAATTTATAAATATTATTTATAATATTTATAAAAAAATAACAAAAAATTGGATTAAACATGGGTAA
- a CDS encoding U32 family peptidase, producing the protein MVELLSPARDFAALNAAIKNGADSVYVGIEGCNMRANVRNFTIKTIKDAVKQCHDSNKKIYVCTNTIMKNKDITYFKEIIPTLNSYEIDALIISDLGALKIARENGIDVHMSIQANISNFESLNLLEEFDVKRVVLSRELSIHEIKEIKENTNLDIETFIHGAMCVAVSGRCFLSSYLYNKSANCGECIQPCRKKWKLTSEDLEEFELIQTENESHILSPKDICMIKHVPELIEAGIDVFKIEGRAKPADYVATVTKTYREAIDQYESGNWKFDEKWVKELKKVFNRGFDTGFYFKTPYETSQYNESTYIKKDIGLVVNYYKNVSAAEIRLLDDLKIGDEIIIQGNKTGSLTQKVESMQINGNDIEEVKKGQNVGLMVNDTVRPNDIVYKMILRKPQT; encoded by the coding sequence ATAGTGGAATTGCTTTCACCTGCACGGGATTTTGCTGCATTGAACGCTGCAATTAAAAATGGTGCTGATTCTGTTTATGTGGGTATTGAAGGATGTAATATGAGGGCTAATGTCCGAAATTTCACCATTAAAACCATTAAAGATGCAGTAAAACAATGTCATGATTCTAATAAGAAAATATATGTCTGTACAAATACCATAATGAAAAATAAGGATATAACTTATTTTAAAGAGATTATACCAACTCTTAATTCTTATGAAATAGATGCACTTATAATTTCTGACCTTGGCGCTCTTAAAATTGCGCGAGAAAACGGTATCGATGTGCATATGAGTATACAAGCCAATATTTCTAATTTTGAATCTTTAAACTTGCTTGAAGAGTTCGATGTTAAACGTGTTGTTCTTTCCAGGGAATTATCAATCCATGAGATAAAAGAAATTAAAGAAAACACAAATTTGGATATTGAAACTTTTATCCATGGTGCAATGTGCGTTGCAGTATCTGGAAGATGTTTTTTAAGCTCATATCTTTATAATAAAAGTGCTAATTGTGGTGAATGCATACAGCCATGCAGAAAAAAATGGAAACTTACATCTGAAGATTTAGAAGAATTTGAATTAATTCAAACTGAAAATGAAAGCCATATTTTAAGCCCAAAAGACATATGTATGATAAAACATGTTCCAGAACTCATTGAAGCAGGAATTGATGTATTTAAAATAGAAGGACGAGCTAAACCTGCAGATTACGTTGCAACTGTAACTAAAACTTATCGTGAAGCTATTGACCAATATGAATCAGGCAACTGGAAATTCGATGAAAAATGGGTAAAAGAGCTTAAAAAAGTTTTTAATAGAGGTTTTGACACAGGATTTTACTTTAAAACACCTTATGAAACCAGCCAATATAATGAATCTACATATATCAAAAAAGACATTGGTTTAGTGGTTAATTATTATAAAAATGTTTCTGCAGCAGAAATCCGGCTCTTAGATGACCTTAAAATTGGTGATGAAATTATAATTCAAGGAAATAAAACAGGATCCTTAACTCAAAAGGTTGAATCAATGCAAATTAATGGTAATGATATTGAAGAGGTAAAAAAAGGTCAAAATGTGGGGTTAATGGTTAATGATACAGTAAGGCCTAATGATATTGTTTATAAAATGATTTTAAGGAAACCTCAAACATAA
- a CDS encoding MFS transporter, which produces MNNYRSHYDLSKNKIIMIMAGLMVGLLVAALDNSIIGTAMPKVISNLQGMEYYVWPFTSYMLSSTIAIILFGKLSDIYGRKTIIIAGIITFVITSVMCGFATNMLELIIFRGLQGIGGGILISLPFIVVGEIFSPRERGKYMGILASVFGLSSILGPILGGVITDTIGWRWVFFVNVPVGIVAVSMLMYSLPNFKLPDVKKVIDYSGIITFTLALSGLFLALTLARDLNTSSLIEIIGLLLFSAVMFALFIWAEKRAIEPILPLYLFKNSIFTISSIENFLASALIFGGIIYVPLFAQEVIGLSATNSGLIMIPMLISLTIASNIAGQIISKTGKYKMLAIAEFVITGIGIVLLATINVNTSPYALVVYSTILGLGSGMMYTIFTISVQNAFSIREIGIITAAMQFFRNIGATVAIPIFGFIVNASMGSQAAVNLSKTEVLTLSIQNIFLAAIILAFAGVIIAFFLKEIPLSEDEPTTQKMPEETVENAK; this is translated from the coding sequence ATGAACAATTATAGAAGTCATTATGACCTTAGTAAAAATAAAATAATCATGATCATGGCAGGATTGATGGTAGGACTATTAGTAGCTGCCCTTGATAACTCAATCATTGGAACAGCAATGCCTAAAGTTATCAGCAACCTACAAGGAATGGAATATTATGTATGGCCATTTACATCGTATATGCTGTCTTCAACCATTGCCATAATCCTTTTTGGTAAATTATCAGATATTTACGGCAGAAAAACAATTATAATAGCTGGAATTATCACATTTGTTATAACTTCAGTCATGTGTGGTTTTGCAACCAACATGCTTGAATTAATTATATTTAGAGGTCTTCAGGGAATTGGAGGCGGAATTTTAATATCTCTCCCATTTATCGTTGTTGGAGAAATTTTCAGCCCCCGTGAAAGAGGCAAATACATGGGAATACTCGCATCAGTATTTGGACTTTCAAGCATTTTAGGGCCAATATTAGGAGGAGTAATTACAGATACTATTGGTTGGAGATGGGTATTTTTCGTAAATGTTCCTGTAGGAATAGTTGCTGTTAGTATGCTCATGTATTCTCTTCCAAATTTCAAATTACCTGATGTAAAAAAGGTTATTGATTACTCTGGAATAATAACATTTACTCTGGCTTTAAGCGGTCTTTTCCTAGCATTAACACTTGCTAGAGATCTAAATACATCCTCTCTAATTGAAATAATAGGTTTACTCCTTTTTTCAGCGGTGATGTTTGCATTATTTATTTGGGCTGAAAAGAGAGCAATAGAGCCAATATTACCTCTCTACCTGTTTAAAAATTCAATATTCACCATTTCATCTATAGAAAACTTTTTAGCAAGCGCACTTATATTTGGAGGGATAATTTATGTCCCATTATTTGCTCAAGAAGTTATAGGGCTGAGTGCTACAAATTCAGGACTCATAATGATTCCCATGCTTATAAGTCTTACCATAGCATCTAATATTGCAGGGCAAATCATTTCAAAAACTGGAAAATATAAAATGCTGGCTATTGCAGAATTTGTAATTACAGGAATTGGAATAGTTCTTCTTGCTACAATAAATGTAAATACATCACCTTATGCACTGGTTGTCTACTCAACAATCCTTGGTTTAGGTTCAGGGATGATGTACACCATATTTACAATAAGTGTGCAAAATGCCTTTTCAATTAGAGAAATAGGAATAATAACTGCTGCTATGCAGTTTTTCAGGAATATTGGAGCTACTGTGGCAATTCCCATATTTGGATTTATAGTGAATGCATCCATGGGAAGTCAAGCAGCAGTTAATTTGAGTAAAACAGAAGTTCTAACACTTTCAATTCAAAATATTTTCCTTGCTGCCATAATTTTGGCATTTGCAGGAGTAATTATTGCATTTTTCCTTAAAGAAATACCTTTAAGTGAAGATGAACCAACGACTCAAAAAATGCCAGAAGAAACTGTAGAAAATGCAAAATAA